In a single window of the Pseudomonas oryzihabitans genome:
- a CDS encoding ABC transporter ATP-binding protein, translating into MIELDRLTKTFKQHGKDVTAVDAVSLTVEEGQICVFLGPSGCGKTTTLKMINRLIEPTSGRVLINGEDTTGIDEVTLRRHIGYVIQQIGLFPNMTIEENITVVPKLLGWDKKKCRERATELMSMVQLEPKQYLSRYPRELSGGQQQRIGVIRALAAEAPLLLMDEPFGAVDPINRDAIQNEFFQMQRALNKTVIMVSHDIDEAIRLGDKIAVFRGGRLVQFDHPDTLLAHPKDDFVSNFVGQDSTLKRLLLIRAEDAADNAPAIQAETLIGDAVELMEEHDRRYLVVTDAANKGLGYVRRRDLRGQSGPVAPFVTPFKATAAFDEHLRILLSRMYQFNTSWLPVLSADNDFLGEVTQESIADYLSSGRSRGKTSIVSPAEQVAG; encoded by the coding sequence ATGATCGAACTCGACCGCCTGACCAAGACCTTCAAGCAGCATGGCAAGGACGTGACCGCGGTGGATGCCGTGAGCCTCACCGTCGAAGAAGGCCAGATCTGCGTCTTCCTGGGCCCCTCCGGCTGCGGCAAGACCACCACCCTGAAGATGATCAACCGCCTCATCGAGCCCACCTCGGGGCGGGTGCTGATCAATGGCGAGGACACCACCGGCATCGACGAGGTGACCCTGCGGCGGCATATCGGCTACGTGATCCAGCAGATCGGCCTGTTTCCCAACATGACCATCGAGGAAAACATCACCGTGGTGCCCAAGCTGCTGGGCTGGGACAAGAAGAAGTGCCGCGAGCGCGCCACCGAGCTGATGAGCATGGTGCAGCTCGAACCCAAGCAGTACCTCTCGCGCTATCCACGCGAGCTGTCCGGCGGCCAGCAGCAGCGCATCGGCGTGATCCGCGCCCTGGCAGCCGAGGCGCCGCTGTTGTTGATGGACGAACCCTTCGGCGCGGTGGATCCGATCAACCGCGACGCCATCCAGAACGAGTTCTTCCAGATGCAGCGGGCGCTGAACAAGACGGTGATCATGGTCAGCCACGATATCGACGAGGCCATCCGCCTGGGCGACAAGATCGCCGTTTTCCGCGGCGGGCGCCTGGTGCAGTTCGATCATCCGGACACCCTGCTGGCGCATCCCAAGGATGACTTCGTCAGCAACTTCGTCGGTCAGGACAGCACCCTCAAGCGTCTGCTGCTGATCCGCGCCGAAGACGCCGCCGACAATGCACCCGCCATCCAGGCCGAGACCCTGATCGGCGACGCCGTGGAGTTGATGGAAGAGCACGACCGCCGCTACCTGGTGGTGACCGATGCGGCCAACAAGGGGCTGGGCTATGTGCGGCGCCGTGACCTGCGCGGTCAGAGCGGTCCGGTCGCGCCCTTCGTCACCCCGTTCAAGGCGACCGCGGCCTTCGACGAGCACCTGCGCATCCTGCTGTCACGCATGTACCAGTTCAACACTTCCTGGCTGCCGGTACTCAGCGCCGACAACGACTTCCTCGGCGAAGTCACCCAGGAATCCATCGCGGACTACCTGAGCAGCGGCCGTTCGCGGGGCAAGACCAGCATCGTCTCGCCCGCGGAGCAGGTGGCAGGGTAG
- a CDS encoding ABC transporter permease encodes MDFVTSFNHIDWLQVLELTRQHITLVGIAVTLAILVGVPLGILMTRYPWLAGPLQALATVVMTVPSIALFGLLLPFYSKFGQGLGPLPAITAVFLYSLLPILRNTYLALTSVEPGIREAGAGIGMTFWQRLRMVELPIALPVILAGVRTAVVMNIGVMTIAATIGAGGLGVLILTSISRSDMATLIVGAVLVSLLAIVADLVLQWLQRRLTPRGLRSAH; translated from the coding sequence ATGGATTTCGTCACCTCCTTCAATCATATCGACTGGCTGCAGGTACTCGAGCTGACCCGCCAGCACATCACCCTGGTAGGCATCGCCGTGACCCTGGCGATCCTGGTGGGGGTACCCCTGGGCATCCTCATGACCCGCTATCCCTGGCTGGCCGGTCCCCTGCAGGCGCTGGCCACGGTGGTCATGACGGTGCCGTCCATCGCCCTGTTCGGCCTCTTGCTGCCGTTCTATTCCAAGTTCGGCCAGGGACTTGGTCCGCTGCCCGCCATCACCGCGGTCTTTCTCTACTCGCTGCTGCCGATCCTGAGGAATACCTACCTGGCGCTGACCAGCGTCGAGCCGGGCATTCGCGAGGCGGGTGCCGGCATCGGCATGACCTTCTGGCAGCGCCTGCGCATGGTCGAACTGCCCATTGCCCTGCCGGTGATCCTCGCCGGAGTGCGCACCGCCGTGGTCATGAACATCGGCGTCATGACCATCGCCGCCACCATCGGCGCCGGTGGCCTGGGGGTGCTCATCCTTACCTCCATCAGCCGCAGCGACATGGCCACGCTCATCGTCGGTGCCGTGCTGGTCAGTCTGCTGGCCATCGTCGCCGACCTCGTCCTGCAGTGGCTGCAACGTCGCCTCACTCCGCGCGGCCTGCGCAGCGCTCATTAA
- a CDS encoding glycine betaine ABC transporter substrate-binding protein: MKKLLIALGAAWFGLILASTAQADPIRIGAKVFTEQAILGELTGQYLAQHGYQPEIVGGLGSTIAWNGVKNAQLDLTWEYTGTSLVAYNHVTERLDKDASYQRVKQLDAKVGLAWLAPTRFNNTYALALPEKVAQQHPELNSISDLARLLEAEAGKQHLTALDIEFANRSDGLAGLVKAYGLKYTRDDIRQMDPGLVYTALRNGQVFTGLVYTTDGRLDAFKLKVLEDDKGYFPDYTAAPVVNVRYLAKHPDLAALLKPLAESLDQATMRQLNAKVDIERQTPAQVARDFLAQHPLSGGQ, from the coding sequence ATGAAAAAGTTGCTTATCGCCCTCGGCGCGGCCTGGTTCGGTCTCATCCTGGCTAGTACTGCCCAGGCCGACCCGATCCGCATCGGTGCCAAGGTCTTTACCGAGCAGGCCATCCTTGGCGAACTCACCGGCCAGTATCTGGCCCAGCACGGCTATCAGCCGGAGATCGTCGGTGGTCTGGGCAGCACCATCGCCTGGAACGGTGTGAAGAACGCCCAGCTCGACCTCACCTGGGAATACACCGGTACCTCGCTGGTCGCCTACAACCACGTCACCGAACGCCTGGACAAGGACGCCTCCTACCAGCGAGTCAAGCAGCTGGACGCCAAGGTCGGCCTGGCCTGGCTCGCTCCCACCCGCTTCAACAACACCTATGCGCTGGCGTTGCCGGAAAAGGTCGCCCAGCAGCATCCCGAGCTGAACAGTATCAGTGACCTGGCCCGGCTGCTCGAAGCCGAAGCCGGCAAGCAGCACCTGACGGCCCTGGACATCGAATTCGCCAATCGCTCCGACGGCCTCGCCGGGCTGGTGAAGGCCTATGGGCTGAAGTACACCCGCGACGACATCCGTCAGATGGATCCAGGGCTGGTCTACACCGCCCTGCGCAATGGCCAGGTATTCACGGGCCTCGTCTACACCACCGACGGCCGCCTGGATGCCTTCAAGCTCAAGGTGCTGGAGGATGACAAGGGCTATTTCCCCGACTACACCGCAGCGCCGGTGGTCAACGTTCGGTACCTGGCTAAGCATCCCGATCTCGCCGCATTGCTCAAGCCCCTGGCCGAAAGCCTGGACCAGGCCACCATGCGCCAGCTCAACGCCAAGGTGGACATCGAGCGACAGACGCCAGCCCAGGTGGCCCGCGATTTCCTCGCCCAGCACCCCCTAAGCGGAGGGCAATGA
- a CDS encoding ABC transporter permease has product MAKFKTLLLGTAVGVVILALLVHWIGRDTLGTYRADLLFYLQAHLYLVAVSMVLALLVGIPAGVMLSRPRFARSAERFMQVFNIGNTVPPLAVLAIALGIVGIGDGPAILALFLASLLPIVRNTYEGLKNVPGSLKEAATGIGMTPTQVLTKVELPNAVPIIIGGVRVALAINVGTTPLVFLIGANSLGSLIFPAIALENQPQLLLGAAATALLALLLDGLVLLASRLWLERGLAR; this is encoded by the coding sequence ATGGCGAAGTTCAAGACCCTCCTGCTCGGCACGGCCGTGGGAGTGGTGATCCTGGCACTGCTGGTGCACTGGATCGGTAGGGACACCCTCGGTACCTATCGCGCGGATCTGCTGTTCTATCTCCAGGCTCACCTCTACCTGGTGGCCGTCTCCATGGTTCTTGCCCTGCTGGTGGGCATACCGGCCGGGGTAATGCTCAGTCGGCCCCGCTTCGCCCGTAGTGCCGAACGCTTCATGCAGGTGTTCAACATCGGCAATACCGTGCCGCCGCTGGCGGTGCTGGCCATCGCCCTGGGCATCGTCGGCATCGGTGACGGTCCCGCGATCCTGGCACTGTTTCTCGCCTCGCTGCTGCCCATCGTGCGTAACACCTACGAGGGCCTGAAGAACGTACCGGGCTCGCTCAAGGAGGCCGCCACCGGCATCGGCATGACGCCTACCCAGGTGCTGACCAAGGTGGAGCTGCCCAATGCGGTACCCATCATCATCGGCGGGGTGCGGGTTGCCCTGGCGATCAACGTCGGTACCACGCCACTGGTATTCCTGATCGGCGCCAACAGCCTGGGCAGCCTGATCTTTCCCGCCATTGCCCTGGAGAACCAGCCCCAGCTGCTGCTGGGTGCCGCTGCCACCGCGCTGCTGGCGCTGCTGCTCGACGGTCTGGTGCTGCTCGCCAGCCGCCTTTGGCTGGAACGCGGCCTGGCCCGCTAA
- a CDS encoding acyltransferase family protein, translating to MERFVALDSFRGLLAVAVVLFHTYVAQAASENPLIANAYLFVEFFFVLSGFVLMHTYETRLRTLDDYRDFTISRSARILPLHLAMLGLYVLLETGRLLAEKLGISFNDPAFSGATGPEQFLPNLLLLQSWLGEAITGSFNYPSWSISIEYYLYLLFGLLVLKGQGHQRQWFLVIALLAFVQLLFPILPLKTEIFRGLSCFFAGTCTYRLYAWMKTHNQGQFGGTLLEVACLIAAAAVMTSDLPVAKKGVLASLVFCLTILTFAFERGLVSSVLHQRFFVRLGVLSYSIYLCHAAVIFVFKSAFIVLGKLLHQDLTVVAASHDVPVPFMIRYIATGSPVLDNLVVLLELGVVFALACFTHRYIEIPGIALGKRLVRKRRNTSFCDGKIQPQP from the coding sequence ATGGAAAGATTCGTCGCTTTGGATAGCTTTCGCGGTCTATTGGCCGTCGCCGTTGTCCTCTTCCACACCTATGTCGCTCAGGCTGCCTCGGAAAATCCGCTGATAGCCAACGCCTACCTGTTCGTCGAATTCTTCTTCGTGCTCAGTGGCTTCGTGCTGATGCACACCTACGAGACCCGCCTGCGCACCCTGGACGACTATCGCGACTTCACCATCAGTCGCTCGGCGCGCATCCTGCCGCTGCATCTGGCCATGCTCGGCCTCTATGTCCTGCTGGAAACCGGGCGACTGCTGGCGGAAAAGCTGGGCATCAGCTTCAACGATCCGGCCTTCAGCGGGGCCACCGGGCCCGAGCAATTCCTGCCCAACCTGCTGCTGCTGCAATCCTGGCTGGGGGAAGCCATCACCGGCTCCTTCAACTACCCCTCCTGGAGCATCAGCATCGAGTACTACCTCTATCTGCTGTTCGGCCTGCTGGTCCTCAAAGGCCAGGGGCACCAGCGCCAGTGGTTTCTGGTGATCGCGTTACTGGCCTTCGTGCAGCTGCTGTTTCCCATCCTGCCACTGAAGACCGAGATCTTTCGCGGCCTGTCGTGCTTTTTCGCCGGCACCTGCACCTATCGCCTCTATGCCTGGATGAAGACGCACAACCAGGGGCAATTCGGCGGCACCCTGCTGGAGGTAGCCTGCCTGATCGCCGCCGCGGCGGTGATGACCTCCGACCTGCCGGTGGCCAAGAAGGGGGTGCTGGCCAGCCTGGTGTTCTGCCTGACCATCCTTACCTTCGCCTTCGAGCGTGGCCTGGTCTCCAGTGTGCTGCATCAGCGTTTCTTCGTGCGCCTGGGCGTGCTGTCCTACTCCATCTACCTCTGCCACGCCGCCGTGATCTTCGTGTTCAAGAGTGCCTTCATCGTGCTGGGCAAGTTGCTGCACCAGGATCTCACGGTGGTGGCGGCCTCCCATGACGTGCCGGTGCCCTTCATGATCCGCTACATCGCCACTGGCAGCCCCGTGCTGGACAATCTGGTGGTGCTGCTGGAGCTGGGCGTGGTCTTCGCGCTGGCCTGCTTCACCCACAGATACATCGAGATCCCGGGAATCGCACTGGGCAAGCGGCTGGTACGCAAGAGACGCAACACCTCGTTCTGCGACGGCAAGATCCAGCCGCAGCCCTAA
- a CDS encoding glycoside hydrolase family 5 protein: MTLRLKLTCTALFALLSCLVTAPAVQAEPRDFPTDLVGLNFSGAGFAPHVLPGKPGTNYFFPDAGHYRRWSAKGIRVIRFPVIWERLQPRLGQPLDPVYAKLIDQTLDHAKRYRMSVILDLHNYMRYRGQVIGSAAVPYPAYADVLRRIAQRWHAHPALAAYDIMNEPHDAVEQWPIAAQHGIDAVRDVDRARPILIEGNGWSSSYLWPRYNAKLLGLKDPADNLIYSAHVYFDNDGGGKYLRKDMTDFDPDVGIRRVEPFITWLKQHGKRGHIGEFGVPDNDPRWLAAMDRLLARLRKECIPAMYWAAGPNWGDYPLAIEPVKGKPRPQWAVLQKYVKPADCADVGPR, encoded by the coding sequence ATGACGTTACGCCTGAAACTCACCTGCACCGCCTTGTTTGCCCTTCTCTCCTGCCTGGTGACCGCGCCGGCCGTCCAGGCCGAGCCTCGTGATTTCCCCACCGACCTGGTCGGACTGAATTTTTCCGGAGCCGGCTTCGCTCCCCACGTATTGCCTGGCAAACCCGGGACCAACTACTTCTTCCCCGACGCCGGTCATTACCGGCGCTGGTCGGCCAAGGGCATCCGGGTGATCCGCTTCCCGGTCATCTGGGAACGTCTCCAGCCTCGCCTGGGGCAACCGCTGGATCCTGTCTATGCCAAGCTGATCGACCAGACCCTGGATCACGCCAAGCGCTATCGCATGAGCGTGATCCTGGATCTGCACAACTACATGAGATACCGCGGCCAGGTCATCGGCAGTGCGGCCGTGCCCTACCCGGCCTATGCCGATGTCCTGCGACGAATTGCCCAGCGCTGGCACGCCCATCCCGCCCTCGCTGCCTACGACATCATGAACGAGCCCCACGATGCCGTTGAGCAGTGGCCGATCGCCGCGCAGCACGGCATCGATGCAGTACGCGATGTGGATCGCGCGCGGCCGATCCTGATCGAGGGCAATGGTTGGTCCAGCAGCTATCTCTGGCCGCGCTACAACGCCAAGCTGCTCGGGCTCAAGGATCCGGCGGACAACCTGATCTATTCGGCGCACGTCTATTTCGACAATGACGGCGGTGGCAAATACCTCAGGAAGGACATGACCGACTTCGATCCGGACGTCGGCATCCGCCGGGTCGAGCCGTTCATCACCTGGCTCAAACAGCATGGCAAGCGCGGCCATATCGGCGAATTCGGCGTCCCAGACAACGACCCGCGCTGGCTGGCAGCAATGGACCGGCTGCTGGCCCGTCTGCGCAAGGAATGCATTCCGGCCATGTACTGGGCAGCCGGCCCCAACTGGGGCGATTACCCCCTGGCGATCGAGCCGGTCAAAGGCAAACCCCGCCCGCAATGGGCAGTACTGCAGAAGTACGTGAAACCTGCCGACTGCGCCGATGTAGGTCCTCGCTAA